In the genome of Pseudomonas sp. HS6, one region contains:
- the tadA gene encoding tRNA adenosine(34) deaminase TadA has protein sequence MRQIRPAAIIDRSLDRDFMREALALAAQGAALGEVPVGAVLVQDGEIIGRGFNCPITGSDPSAHAEMVAIRAAAQAVSNYRLPGSTLYVTLEPCSMCAGLIVHSRIARVVYGALEPKAGIVQSQGQFFTQGFLNHRVLYEGGVLAEECGAVLTEFFRARRAKPAD, from the coding sequence ATGCGCCAGATTCGCCCCGCGGCGATCATCGACCGCAGCCTAGACCGCGACTTCATGCGTGAAGCATTGGCATTGGCCGCCCAAGGCGCAGCCCTGGGCGAAGTGCCGGTGGGCGCCGTGCTGGTGCAGGATGGTGAAATCATCGGTCGCGGTTTCAACTGCCCGATCACGGGGAGCGATCCGAGCGCGCATGCAGAAATGGTCGCGATCCGCGCCGCCGCTCAGGCAGTCAGCAATTATCGCCTGCCGGGCAGCACGCTCTACGTGACCCTGGAGCCGTGCAGCATGTGCGCCGGTTTGATCGTGCATTCGCGGATTGCCCGCGTGGTGTATGGCGCGCTGGAACCCAAGGCCGGGATTGTGCAGAGCCAGGGGCAGTTCTTTACCCAGGGCTTTCTCAACCATCGAGTGTTGTATGAAGGTGGGGTGTTGGCGGAGGAGTGCGGGGCGGTGTTGACCGAGTTCTTCAGAGCGCGGCGGGCAAAACCCGCAGACTGA
- a CDS encoding multicopper oxidase family protein: MSFTRRQILGGLAGLVVVGVGAGGASRYWLGKMADADAGHDYELIAAPLDVELVPGHKTEAWAFGPSAPGTELRVRQGEWLRVRFINHLPVATTIHWHGIRLPLEMDGVPYVSQLPVLPGEYFDYKFRVPDAGSYWYHPHVSSSEELGRGLVGPLIVEEREPTGFKYEKTLSLKNWHIDDEGNFVEFSIPREAARGGTAGRLSTINGVPAPVIELPAGQITRVRLLNLDNTLTYRINIPGVEAQIYALDGNPVEPRPLGKEYWLGPGMRICLAIKAPPAGEELSLRNGPVRLGTLRSVANNDAPTDWPKALPANPVAEPDLANAEKLNFNFEWVGSVSVNVDNGKPPSLWQINGKAWDITDKTCADRPIASLKLGQSYIFELKNMTQYQHPIHLHGMSFKVIASNRHKIVPYFTDTYLLGKNERAQVALVADNPGVWMFHCHVIDHMETGLMAAIEVK, from the coding sequence ATGTCCTTTACCCGTCGCCAAATCCTCGGTGGCCTGGCCGGTCTTGTTGTCGTTGGCGTGGGAGCGGGGGGCGCGTCGCGTTACTGGCTGGGTAAGATGGCCGATGCCGATGCGGGGCATGACTATGAGCTGATTGCCGCGCCACTGGACGTCGAGCTGGTGCCAGGACACAAGACCGAGGCTTGGGCGTTCGGGCCTTCGGCGCCGGGTACCGAATTGCGCGTGCGCCAGGGCGAGTGGCTGCGTGTGCGGTTCATCAACCATTTGCCGGTCGCGACCACCATTCACTGGCACGGCATCCGCCTGCCGTTGGAAATGGACGGCGTGCCGTACGTTTCGCAATTGCCGGTGCTGCCGGGCGAATACTTCGATTACAAATTCCGCGTGCCGGACGCCGGCAGCTATTGGTATCACCCGCACGTCAGCAGCAGCGAAGAACTCGGTCGCGGGCTGGTCGGACCGTTGATCGTCGAAGAGCGTGAGCCGACGGGGTTCAAGTACGAAAAGACCCTGAGCCTGAAGAACTGGCACATCGACGACGAGGGCAACTTTGTCGAATTCAGTATTCCGCGCGAAGCGGCCCGTGGCGGCACGGCGGGGCGGCTGTCGACCATCAACGGCGTGCCTGCGCCGGTCATCGAATTGCCGGCCGGGCAGATCACCCGAGTACGTTTGCTCAACCTCGACAACACCCTGACCTACCGCATCAATATTCCCGGTGTCGAAGCGCAGATCTACGCGCTGGATGGCAACCCGGTCGAGCCGCGCCCGTTGGGCAAGGAGTACTGGCTCGGCCCGGGCATGCGTATCTGCCTGGCGATCAAGGCGCCGCCGGCCGGTGAGGAACTGTCGCTGCGCAATGGTCCGGTACGTCTGGGCACCTTGCGTTCGGTGGCCAACAATGACGCGCCGACCGACTGGCCAAAAGCCTTGCCGGCCAACCCGGTGGCTGAGCCTGACCTGGCCAATGCCGAGAAACTCAACTTCAATTTCGAATGGGTCGGTTCGGTGTCGGTGAATGTCGACAACGGCAAGCCGCCGAGTCTGTGGCAGATCAACGGCAAGGCCTGGGACATCACCGACAAGACCTGTGCCGACCGACCGATTGCCAGCCTGAAACTGGGCCAGAGCTATATTTTCGAACTGAAGAACATGACCCAGTACCAACACCCGATCCACCTGCACGGCATGAGCTTCAAGGTGATTGCGTCGAACCGGCACAAGATCGTGCCGTACTTCACCGACACTTACCTGCTGGGCAAGAACGAACGCGCGCAAGTGGCGCTGGTGGCGGATAACCCGGGGGTGTGGATGTTCCACTGCCACGTGATCGACCATATGGAAACCGGCCTGATGGCCGCCATCGAGGTGAAGTGA
- a CDS encoding sugar ABC transporter ATPase, which produces MNSQSIIVPKISNLPVHEPRARAILRWLVRKNIVKEELSTCGRTGNRMAYAIADGARAVVLHPEALPFGEPINGLEVVTKRCIYTPAKGFLEEAGCAECRQEIGEVLFESLEDWMPGRTDNFTCPECGHEDDINGFLYLQECGFSNLGFIFNNWLEAGFKQSFIDEFADWLDQPVSWVKVEL; this is translated from the coding sequence ATGAACTCCCAAAGCATCATCGTCCCGAAAATCTCCAACCTGCCGGTGCACGAACCCCGGGCCCGGGCGATCCTGCGCTGGCTGGTGCGCAAGAACATCGTCAAGGAAGAGCTGAGCACCTGTGGGCGCACCGGCAATCGCATGGCCTACGCGATCGCCGATGGCGCCCGCGCGGTAGTGCTGCACCCCGAGGCGCTGCCGTTCGGTGAGCCGATCAATGGTCTGGAGGTCGTCACCAAGCGCTGCATTTACACGCCGGCCAAAGGCTTTCTCGAAGAGGCCGGTTGCGCCGAGTGTCGCCAGGAGATCGGCGAAGTGCTGTTCGAAAGCCTGGAGGACTGGATGCCGGGGCGTACCGATAATTTCACCTGCCCTGAATGCGGACATGAAGACGACATCAACGGTTTTTTGTATTTGCAGGAGTGCGGATTTTCCAACCTCGGTTTCATCTTCAACAACTGGCTGGAGGCGGGGTTCAAGCAGAGTTTCATCGACGAATTCGCCGACTGGCTGGATCAACCGGTGAGCTGGGTCAAGGTCGAGTTGTAG
- the guaB gene encoding IMP dehydrogenase has translation MLRISQEALTFDDILLVPGYSEVLPNEVSLKTRLTRGIELNIPLVSAAMDTVTEARLAIAMAQEGGIGIIHKNMTIEQQAAEVRKVKKFEAGVVKDPITIEADATVRDLFELTRMHNISGVPVLHDGDLVGIVTSRDVRFETRLEATVREVMTPKERLVTVREGANKNEVRELLHKHRLEKVLIVDDKFALKGMMTVKDIEKAKAYPLASKDDQGRLRVGAAVGTGKDTGDRVAALVNAGVDVVVVDTAHGHSKGVIDRVRWVKENFPEVQVIGGNIATGAAAKALAEAGADAVKVGIGPGSICTTRIVAGVGVPQISAIANVAAALEGTGVPLIADGGIRFSGDLSKAIVAGASCVMMGSMFAGTEEAPGEIELFQGRSYKAYRGMGSLGAMSQAQGSSDRYFQDSSAGAEKLVPEGIEGRVPYKGTLSAIIHQLMGGLRSSMGYTGSANIEEMRTKPEFVRITGAGMAESHVHDVQITKEAPNYRVG, from the coding sequence ATGCTGCGTATCAGCCAAGAAGCTCTGACCTTCGACGACATTCTTTTAGTGCCTGGTTATTCCGAGGTGCTTCCTAACGAAGTCAGTCTCAAGACCCGCCTCACCCGTGGCATCGAACTGAATATTCCTCTGGTTTCTGCCGCCATGGACACCGTCACTGAAGCCCGTCTGGCAATCGCCATGGCTCAGGAAGGTGGCATCGGCATTATCCACAAGAACATGACCATCGAGCAGCAAGCTGCCGAAGTCCGCAAGGTCAAGAAGTTCGAAGCCGGTGTGGTCAAGGACCCAATCACCATCGAGGCTGACGCCACGGTACGTGATCTGTTCGAACTGACCCGCATGCACAACATTTCCGGCGTTCCGGTGCTGCACGATGGCGACCTGGTCGGCATCGTCACTTCCCGTGACGTGCGTTTCGAAACTCGTCTGGAAGCCACCGTTCGTGAAGTGATGACGCCGAAAGAGCGTCTGGTCACTGTTCGCGAAGGCGCCAACAAGAACGAAGTCCGCGAGTTGCTGCACAAGCACCGTCTGGAAAAAGTCCTGATCGTCGACGACAAGTTTGCCCTCAAAGGCATGATGACCGTCAAAGACATCGAAAAAGCCAAGGCCTACCCGCTGGCCAGCAAGGACGACCAAGGTCGTCTGCGTGTTGGTGCTGCAGTCGGTACCGGTAAAGACACCGGTGACCGCGTTGCCGCTCTGGTTAACGCTGGTGTGGACGTGGTGGTGGTCGACACCGCTCACGGTCACTCCAAAGGCGTGATCGACCGCGTTCGCTGGGTCAAAGAGAATTTCCCTGAAGTGCAGGTGATCGGCGGCAACATCGCCACCGGCGCAGCCGCCAAGGCCCTGGCCGAAGCCGGCGCCGACGCCGTCAAGGTCGGTATCGGCCCTGGCTCGATCTGCACCACCCGTATCGTCGCCGGTGTCGGCGTTCCGCAAATCAGTGCCATCGCCAACGTTGCCGCTGCCCTCGAAGGCACCGGCGTTCCGTTGATCGCCGACGGCGGCATCCGTTTCTCCGGTGACCTGTCCAAGGCCATCGTTGCCGGTGCTTCCTGCGTGATGATGGGCTCGATGTTCGCCGGTACCGAAGAAGCGCCGGGCGAGATCGAACTGTTCCAGGGCCGTTCGTACAAGGCTTATCGCGGCATGGGTTCGCTGGGCGCCATGTCCCAGGCTCAAGGCTCCTCCGACCGTTACTTCCAGGACTCCTCGGCAGGCGCCGAGAAACTGGTTCCGGAAGGTATCGAAGGCCGTGTTCCTTACAAGGGCACCCTGAGCGCGATCATTCACCAGTTGATGGGCGGTCTGCGTTCCTCGATGGGTTACACCGGCAGCGCCAACATCGAAGAAATGCGCACCAAGCCTGAGTTCGTGCGGATCACCGGTGCCGGTATGGCCGAATCCCACGTTCACGACGTGCAGATCACCAAAGAAGCGCCAAACTACCGCGTAGGTTGA
- a CDS encoding LysR family transcriptional regulator, with protein sequence MLSTRQLRYFVEIAESGSFSAAAERLFIAQSALSRQIKDMEDRLQTPLFERTARQPRLTAAGEAFLPRARNLLNELNKASTLATEIGQGQRGTLRLSHSSTVPISGRLLRDMSAYLEQQPGVSLDIGTLSSEAQLEELAEGRLDIGLLRLPVLRQREGVQVVPLYTERLLLAVPAEHRLALAEAVDLAQLKDEAFISIPHPQRGGLSYLCADLCMRHGFFPQAARVMSRKTTQLQLIQAGFGIALLPESMQDIAPTGVRFLPLTGDCQSTVALAYRQNPTPLVQHFLQTFTGESL encoded by the coding sequence GTGCTTTCAACCCGTCAACTGCGCTACTTCGTCGAAATCGCCGAGAGCGGCAGCTTTAGTGCTGCGGCCGAACGCCTGTTCATTGCCCAATCGGCACTGAGCCGGCAGATCAAGGACATGGAAGACCGACTGCAAACGCCATTGTTCGAACGCACCGCGCGCCAGCCCCGGCTCACTGCCGCTGGCGAAGCGTTCCTGCCCCGGGCGAGAAACCTGCTCAACGAGTTGAACAAGGCCAGCACCCTGGCCACGGAAATCGGCCAGGGCCAGCGCGGCACCTTGCGCCTGAGCCACTCCAGCACCGTACCGATCAGCGGCCGATTGTTGCGCGACATGAGCGCTTACCTGGAGCAACAGCCCGGTGTTTCGCTGGACATCGGCACGTTGTCTTCGGAGGCACAGCTTGAAGAACTGGCCGAGGGCCGGCTCGATATCGGCCTTCTACGCCTGCCGGTTTTGCGTCAGCGCGAGGGCGTTCAGGTTGTTCCGCTCTACACCGAACGCTTGCTGCTTGCCGTGCCGGCGGAGCATCGACTGGCTTTGGCGGAGGCAGTCGATCTGGCGCAATTGAAGGACGAAGCGTTCATTTCCATTCCGCACCCGCAGCGCGGCGGACTGAGTTATTTGTGCGCGGACCTGTGCATGCGTCACGGCTTCTTCCCTCAGGCTGCGCGAGTGATGTCGCGCAAGACCACACAGCTGCAATTGATCCAGGCCGGTTTCGGCATCGCTCTGCTGCCGGAATCGATGCAGGACATCGCGCCTACCGGTGTGAGATTTCTACCGCTGACGGGCGATTGCCAGAGCACCGTCGCCCTCGCCTATCGGCAGAATCCCACACCCTTGGTGCAACACTTCCTCCAGACATTCACCGGCGAAAGCCTTTAA
- a CDS encoding membrane-targeted effector domain-containing toxin, translating into MNSAVKRPLPNAADKAALKAMATQVIKACPSLNDTARVVASELLARHELAGFDPDHVYFHRFRTAQSLSTSFTGWQHYGEKPYESQTLTQLVVHRFRETDQDNADLLDLYGGFYSTGPDTENFDATNEVHLHGNEVLNEFWSINFSERYRNELQTFWSSHSSEFRTLAKCNFLGKAVEARELGHLTDEDFQSAVDAVIGPLTWPVSLQTLQTETPVSQSVRVRALKIDGRAATDILRIIDSNDRQIIYVPGDTEAFHVLETPSDLHWWVLQQLNEKAPRELFLKHFPLADRHGMTENISDLMNRLVSTWGHSDHQLVNQNDRAITIDAFNWLRDSSRETMFAEANLSLTSNGDLRKKLWTGYLTVGLKAFGPMAVVGWPVALPVIGASLASMGMNIDQAVNGKTPQERKEGVIGAVFSAIDALFNLPFLKGAGTLAEAAETSELTDSGMAVQRESELSNEILPALEPLPAAPSETVSLPEIPQTYQSNELLDGMTPITEPGKYQGIYRLNTEPPHAIVMNERAYYVRYFSDSQGGGFWAIVDPAKPNQLTHALPVRLNSEGVWERMTRLGLKGGGQCLGTLCDVEVALELDRREPLPEEPPPPAAQPAPSAPVAVEPQPSTSRTIRLIKTPYAVDAARERELRRWALELRETHLHVQIGPDGGLISLDRYGLYFVDKARTLLSSARRFYRNLPWATLPPRPPIPPVTANTRVADFLAQALEASPGLVIGETPGRITSMRLIIQNMPILVRQGVRTLYVRRLLSDFAQADLNDYFTSGIMSDDLQQYLSRLGTDPAGQFDELALVKAARQNGIRVQGIDCAATYRKSVSLTLPEEQVSTNHLTADIMFMDKSMNQVGKWIVLTGVENTNTFRAIAGISELEGGIGIRIEEVEPGLGEHVTVDPGIDIERGPQSQTPIMRGTVDTHYADMLLQMEAPPVSRSELQIHRLLYRAGMYVFDRVEGIYQLFHRSQTGEIVRTPAQTFADGRYYIDRPSWGPVHRVPYDSLEQLSSALKQMGLQLQSRLPG; encoded by the coding sequence ATGAACTCAGCAGTAAAACGCCCACTGCCCAATGCTGCCGACAAGGCAGCCCTCAAGGCCATGGCCACTCAGGTGATCAAGGCCTGCCCGAGCCTGAACGATACGGCCCGTGTGGTCGCCAGCGAATTGCTCGCCAGACATGAGCTCGCCGGTTTTGACCCCGACCACGTCTACTTTCACCGGTTCAGAACCGCCCAGAGCCTGTCGACGTCGTTCACCGGATGGCAGCACTATGGCGAGAAGCCCTATGAAAGCCAGACCCTGACACAGTTGGTCGTCCACCGATTTCGCGAGACGGATCAAGACAACGCCGATTTGCTGGATCTTTACGGGGGTTTTTACTCCACAGGCCCGGACACCGAAAACTTTGACGCAACCAACGAAGTTCACTTGCACGGCAACGAGGTACTGAACGAGTTCTGGAGCATCAACTTCAGTGAGCGTTATCGCAATGAACTGCAAACATTCTGGAGCAGCCATTCCAGCGAATTCCGCACGCTGGCCAAATGTAACTTCCTCGGCAAAGCTGTCGAAGCGCGGGAACTCGGCCATCTCACCGATGAGGATTTTCAATCTGCAGTCGATGCAGTCATTGGCCCATTGACCTGGCCGGTCAGCCTTCAAACATTGCAAACCGAAACTCCGGTCAGCCAGTCCGTTCGGGTTCGCGCACTGAAAATCGATGGTCGCGCGGCCACCGACATCCTGCGCATCATCGATTCAAACGACCGACAAATCATCTACGTGCCCGGCGACACCGAGGCGTTCCATGTACTCGAGACCCCCAGCGATCTGCACTGGTGGGTCTTGCAACAGCTGAACGAGAAGGCACCTCGCGAACTGTTCCTGAAGCATTTTCCACTGGCAGACCGACACGGCATGACCGAAAACATCAGTGACCTGATGAATCGACTGGTCAGCACCTGGGGGCATTCCGATCATCAACTGGTCAACCAGAATGACCGGGCGATAACCATCGATGCATTCAACTGGCTGCGTGACTCCTCCCGCGAGACCATGTTCGCCGAAGCCAACCTGTCCCTGACGTCCAATGGCGATCTGCGCAAGAAACTTTGGACCGGTTACCTGACCGTCGGCCTGAAAGCATTCGGTCCGATGGCCGTCGTGGGCTGGCCCGTGGCGTTGCCAGTGATCGGCGCCAGCCTCGCCAGCATGGGAATGAACATCGACCAAGCGGTTAATGGCAAGACCCCCCAGGAGCGCAAGGAAGGTGTGATCGGGGCAGTCTTCAGCGCGATTGATGCTCTGTTCAACCTCCCGTTTCTGAAAGGTGCTGGAACGCTGGCGGAAGCCGCCGAGACAAGTGAATTGACAGATTCCGGTATGGCAGTGCAAAGGGAGTCAGAACTATCGAACGAGATTCTGCCCGCCCTGGAGCCGTTACCCGCGGCACCTTCCGAAACCGTGTCACTTCCCGAGATCCCGCAAACCTATCAATCCAATGAATTGCTGGACGGAATGACACCGATCACGGAGCCAGGCAAGTATCAGGGAATCTACCGACTGAACACAGAACCACCCCACGCCATCGTAATGAATGAAAGAGCGTATTACGTCCGTTACTTTTCCGACTCACAGGGCGGCGGATTCTGGGCGATTGTCGACCCCGCGAAGCCCAATCAACTGACTCATGCATTACCGGTACGCTTGAACAGCGAAGGTGTCTGGGAACGGATGACACGATTGGGGCTCAAGGGAGGAGGCCAGTGCCTGGGAACGTTATGCGACGTTGAGGTGGCACTGGAACTCGATAGGCGTGAGCCTTTACCGGAGGAGCCTCCGCCACCCGCAGCACAACCTGCACCCAGTGCCCCCGTGGCCGTCGAGCCTCAGCCCTCGACGTCGAGAACCATCCGCCTGATCAAGACGCCTTATGCCGTTGACGCCGCGCGAGAACGGGAACTGCGACGCTGGGCACTGGAGTTGCGTGAAACCCATCTGCACGTGCAAATCGGTCCGGATGGAGGACTGATATCTCTGGATCGTTACGGCCTGTACTTCGTCGACAAAGCCAGAACGCTCCTGTCCTCTGCAAGACGTTTCTATCGAAATCTTCCGTGGGCGACCCTGCCGCCACGTCCGCCAATCCCCCCCGTCACAGCAAACACACGTGTTGCGGATTTTCTTGCGCAGGCACTGGAGGCATCGCCCGGCTTGGTCATCGGGGAGACACCAGGACGCATCACCAGCATGCGCCTCATCATTCAAAACATGCCGATCCTTGTGCGCCAAGGGGTCAGGACTCTCTACGTGCGACGATTGCTCAGCGACTTTGCCCAGGCTGATCTCAATGATTACTTCACGTCAGGGATCATGTCTGATGACCTGCAACAATACCTGAGCCGTCTTGGCACCGATCCCGCCGGTCAATTTGACGAACTGGCACTGGTAAAAGCCGCTAGGCAGAACGGCATTCGAGTCCAAGGCATCGATTGCGCGGCGACTTACAGAAAATCCGTTTCACTCACCTTGCCGGAGGAACAGGTTTCGACCAACCACCTGACAGCCGACATCATGTTCATGGACAAATCCATGAATCAGGTCGGTAAGTGGATCGTGCTGACAGGCGTGGAAAACACCAATACCTTCAGGGCCATCGCCGGTATCAGCGAACTTGAAGGCGGCATCGGTATACGAATTGAAGAAGTCGAGCCGGGGCTGGGCGAGCACGTGACGGTAGACCCGGGAATCGACATCGAACGGGGGCCGCAGTCACAGACCCCCATCATGCGCGGAACAGTCGACACCCACTACGCCGATATGCTGTTGCAAATGGAGGCGCCGCCAGTCAGCCGCAGCGAGCTGCAAATTCACCGGTTGTTGTATCGCGCAGGGATGTATGTTTTCGATCGTGTCGAGGGCATCTACCAATTGTTTCACCGCAGTCAGACAGGCGAAATTGTGCGAACGCCTGCCCAGACATTCGCCGACGGACGCTATTACATTGATCGTCCGTCCTGGGGCCCGGTCCACCGTGTTCCCTACGACAGCCTTGAGCAACTATCCAGCGCTCTGAAACAGATGGGGCTGCAACTTCAAAGCCGTCTTCCAGGCTGA
- the guaA gene encoding glutamine-hydrolyzing GMP synthase yields the protein MALDIHAHRILILDFGSQYTQLIARRVREIGVYCELHPFDMDEEAIRQFAPKGVILAGGPESVHEANSPRCPQAVFDLGVPVFGICYGMQTMAEQLGGKVEGSELREFGYARVDVVGKSRLLDGIEDHIDADGLFGLDVWMSHGDKVTKMPEDFHILASTPSCPIAGMFNDERAYYGVQFHPEVTHTKQGGRILSRFILDICGCEALWTPSKIAEDAIANIRAQVGTDNVLLGLSGGVDSSVVAALLHKAIGDQLTCVFVDNGLLRLHEGEQVMAMFAENMGVKVIRANAEDQFLNNLAGEADPEKKRKIIGRTFIDVFDAQSNKLENIKYLAQGTIYPDVIESAGAKSGKAHVIKSHHNVGGLPEEMNLKLVEPLRELFKDEVRRLGLELGLPYDMVYRHPFPGPGLGVRILGEVKKEYADLLRRADHIFIEELRKADWYHKVSQAFVVFQPVKSVGVVGDGRRYAWVVALRAVETIDFMTARWAHLPYELLETVSGRIINEIEGISRVTYDVSSKPPATIEWE from the coding sequence ATGGCCCTCGACATTCACGCTCACCGCATCCTGATCCTCGACTTCGGTTCGCAATACACACAACTGATCGCCCGCCGCGTGCGCGAGATCGGCGTGTACTGCGAACTGCATCCGTTCGACATGGACGAGGAAGCCATTCGCCAATTCGCGCCAAAAGGCGTGATCCTCGCCGGCGGCCCCGAGTCCGTGCACGAAGCCAACAGCCCGCGCTGCCCGCAAGCGGTGTTCGACCTGGGCGTACCGGTTTTCGGTATCTGCTACGGCATGCAGACCATGGCCGAGCAACTGGGTGGCAAGGTTGAAGGTTCCGAGCTGCGTGAGTTCGGTTATGCCCGCGTTGACGTGGTCGGCAAGAGCCGCCTGCTCGACGGCATCGAAGACCACATCGACGCCGACGGCCTGTTCGGCCTCGACGTATGGATGAGCCACGGTGACAAGGTCACCAAGATGCCGGAAGACTTCCACATCCTGGCCAGCACCCCGAGCTGCCCGATCGCTGGCATGTTCAACGACGAGCGCGCTTACTACGGCGTGCAATTCCACCCGGAAGTGACCCACACCAAGCAGGGCGGTCGCATCCTGTCGCGCTTCATCCTCGACATCTGCGGCTGCGAAGCACTGTGGACCCCGTCGAAGATTGCCGAAGACGCCATCGCCAACATCCGCGCACAAGTCGGCACCGACAACGTGCTGCTGGGCCTGTCCGGCGGTGTGGACTCCTCGGTGGTTGCGGCGCTGTTGCACAAGGCCATCGGCGATCAACTGACCTGCGTATTCGTCGACAACGGCCTTCTGCGTCTGCACGAAGGCGAGCAGGTTATGGCCATGTTCGCCGAGAACATGGGCGTCAAGGTGATCCGCGCCAACGCTGAAGACCAGTTCCTGAACAACCTGGCCGGCGAAGCCGATCCAGAGAAGAAGCGCAAGATCATTGGTCGCACCTTCATCGACGTATTCGATGCCCAGTCGAACAAACTGGAGAACATCAAGTATCTGGCTCAGGGCACCATCTACCCGGACGTGATCGAGTCGGCTGGCGCGAAAAGCGGCAAGGCTCATGTGATCAAGTCGCACCACAACGTGGGCGGCCTGCCGGAAGAGATGAACCTGAAACTGGTCGAGCCACTGCGCGAGCTGTTCAAGGACGAAGTTCGTCGTCTGGGCCTGGAACTGGGCCTGCCGTACGATATGGTCTACCGCCACCCGTTCCCGGGCCCGGGCCTGGGTGTGCGGATCCTCGGTGAAGTGAAGAAGGAATACGCCGACCTGCTGCGTCGCGCTGACCACATCTTCATCGAAGAACTGCGCAAAGCCGACTGGTACCACAAGGTCAGCCAGGCATTCGTGGTGTTCCAGCCGGTTAAATCGGTTGGCGTGGTGGGCGATGGCCGCCGTTACGCCTGGGTCGTGGCCCTGCGTGCCGTGGAAACCATCGACTTCATGACCGCACGTTGGGCACACCTGCCTTACGAGCTGCTGGAAACCGTTTCCGGCCGCATCATCAATGAAATCGAAGGCATCTCGCGCGTCACTTACGACGTGTCGAGCAAGCCGCCGGCGACCATTGAGTGGGAGTGA
- a CDS encoding sulfite exporter TauE/SafE family protein → MSVAGLLSEWSWGAQGWVVIGLAIALAYIVFGIAGFGTALVAGPILILFMPLSKIVPLLVLMDFVAAFGNLLPSRRDVAKPELLRLLPCMAVGCTLGVIFLLNLKSDLLLLLMGLFISAYAVYSLWIKARPAQLSAVWALPMGTVGGLFGALFGSGGFLYAIYLNSRLPKDAARATQSALISCSTVVRLSLFAIAGVYAELPLLMLALCLLPAMALGLWVGRRLSMRLSREAFVRLVTWLVLASGLALIGRYLST, encoded by the coding sequence ATGAGCGTGGCGGGGTTGTTGAGCGAATGGTCGTGGGGCGCGCAGGGCTGGGTGGTGATCGGGCTGGCCATCGCGCTGGCCTACATCGTGTTCGGCATTGCCGGTTTCGGCACGGCGCTGGTGGCGGGGCCGATCCTGATTCTGTTCATGCCATTGTCGAAGATCGTGCCGTTGCTGGTGCTGATGGATTTCGTCGCGGCGTTCGGCAATCTGCTGCCGTCGCGGCGTGATGTGGCGAAGCCGGAGTTGCTGCGGCTGCTGCCGTGCATGGCGGTGGGGTGCACGCTGGGGGTGATCTTTCTGCTCAACCTCAAGTCCGATCTGTTGTTGCTGCTGATGGGGCTGTTCATCAGTGCCTACGCGGTCTACAGCTTGTGGATCAAGGCGCGACCGGCGCAGTTGTCTGCCGTGTGGGCTTTGCCGATGGGCACGGTGGGCGGACTGTTCGGCGCATTGTTTGGCAGCGGCGGCTTTCTTTATGCGATCTACCTCAACAGCCGACTGCCCAAGGATGCGGCCCGGGCCACGCAAAGTGCGCTGATCAGTTGCAGCACGGTGGTGCGTTTGAGTCTGTTCGCCATCGCCGGGGTGTATGCCGAGCTACCCTTGTTGATGCTTGCACTGTGCCTGTTGCCGGCCATGGCGCTGGGACTGTGGGTCGGGCGGCGGTTGAGCATGCGTTTGTCCCGCGAGGCCTTCGTGCGGCTGGTGACCTGGCTGGTGCTGGCGAGCGGTCTGGCGCTGATCGGCCGCTATTTAAGCACTTGA